One genomic region from Fictibacillus marinisediminis encodes:
- a CDS encoding CDP-glycerol glycerophosphotransferase family protein: MKRQGDFLNRMIKPFRPQPKIKKRNSYKQALTIHQDNEIIRLTGRLGKPDIIAKELLLSSREDGEMIKVAEGGTSPDFTFEFSIQQILPYFKEGEKSNFDLYLNIQRPKEHFTEESFTKIEERAVLQTRDDEGTDVIYPVRLGRFNEMEVLHYVPYEDHGLQTFIYVTKKGNVSLAANAMVRLKPKVQIDEIVIRNHQLFFNGKLFTRDASIKKAVLLLKGRDTNNEVRIEVNTEKLSEQTLNKYGMHRYKYEVEADFQRIYEDLEFGQDIYDFFFELTFDFAEEPLLIRIGKPRFRARNFLKDGYVERGQNIYALTPYFTFKGFNLSLQADEFSHEAYWYMKKIKRWSWLLRPFYRSQNIWLVGERPYKAQDTGFHFFKYLREKHPKRKAYYVIEETSPELNQVKPLGNVLYYKSKEHIFHAFMARKVIGSHHPDYLFPLRTKSYKKAIKATKVFLQHGIMGTKNMVANYGKRAPGFNTDLFLVSSDFEKNMIVRDFGYHYDEVKVTGLSRFDSLLAGDVETKRQILIIPTWRDWIINDDIFLESEYFERYRELINHPKLHELADKLGFELIFCLHPNMQKFTSYFTGTRVRIISQGEVDVQRLLKESAMMITDYSSVGFDFSFLHKPILYYQFDKNRFIGKRRSHLDLENDLPGQIVYEVDDILDEVEKYANQQFKAEEEYIQRSAKFLKYRDRHHNDRIYEAIQEFEPRKNWFVKLKESELFQVLFKRYRKSKYYFPTMRLFYNVARRLMPVDPNLIVFESGVGKQYADSPRAIYEEIVSRGLNYKKVWIYNKNIRFSDEDTKIVKRLSPSYYYYLAKAGYWVNNQNFPTYLGKRPQTTYIQTWHGTPLKKMLFDIEKVEGRDEGYVERVHRATKTWDYLISPSAYATKAFRSAFRYEGEMLEIGYPRNDIFYREDREKLTESIRQRLNIPEGKKVILYAPTFRDNQTSKNNKFTFELQFDFEQMQRELGDEYVLLLRMHVVVSNKVYIPEEYRDFVYNVSNYPDIQELYLVTDVLITDYSSVMFDFANMNRPILFFTYDFEMYRDQLRGFYMDFENEAPGPLLRTSDEVTAAIMNIDQVKHDYEGRYQAFHEKFCSLEDGHAASRVVDKFFK; encoded by the coding sequence ATGAAGAGACAAGGGGATTTCCTAAATCGTATGATTAAGCCTTTTAGACCACAACCCAAGATAAAAAAAAGAAACTCTTATAAACAAGCCTTGACGATCCATCAGGACAACGAAATTATTAGGCTGACCGGCCGGTTGGGTAAACCAGATATTATTGCAAAAGAACTGCTTCTTTCCTCGAGGGAGGATGGAGAGATGATTAAAGTAGCAGAAGGAGGCACTTCGCCGGATTTCACTTTTGAATTCTCCATTCAGCAGATTCTTCCCTATTTTAAAGAAGGGGAAAAGAGCAATTTTGATCTGTATCTAAATATACAGCGTCCTAAAGAACACTTTACCGAGGAATCCTTTACAAAGATTGAAGAACGGGCGGTTTTGCAAACGAGAGACGATGAAGGTACAGATGTCATCTACCCCGTCCGCCTCGGCCGTTTTAACGAGATGGAGGTACTGCATTACGTTCCTTATGAAGATCATGGCCTGCAGACGTTCATTTACGTAACAAAGAAAGGCAACGTGTCGCTAGCTGCCAATGCTATGGTCAGGCTCAAGCCAAAGGTGCAGATCGATGAGATTGTCATCCGCAATCACCAGCTATTCTTTAACGGAAAGCTATTTACAAGGGATGCAAGCATCAAGAAAGCTGTATTGCTGCTGAAAGGGCGCGATACTAATAATGAAGTAAGAATAGAGGTTAATACTGAAAAATTAAGTGAACAGACGTTGAATAAATACGGGATGCACCGTTATAAGTACGAAGTGGAAGCTGACTTTCAAAGGATTTATGAAGATTTGGAGTTCGGACAGGACATCTATGATTTCTTTTTTGAACTAACCTTTGATTTTGCTGAAGAACCTCTGCTGATCCGTATAGGAAAACCACGATTTAGAGCGAGGAACTTCTTAAAAGATGGCTATGTTGAAAGAGGACAGAATATCTATGCTTTGACCCCGTATTTCACGTTTAAAGGATTTAATCTATCCCTTCAGGCAGATGAATTCTCTCACGAGGCTTACTGGTACATGAAGAAAATCAAGCGATGGTCATGGCTCCTACGCCCCTTTTACCGCAGCCAAAACATATGGCTTGTCGGTGAGCGGCCTTATAAAGCACAAGACACAGGATTTCATTTCTTTAAATATCTCAGGGAGAAGCATCCGAAAAGAAAAGCGTATTACGTGATCGAAGAAACATCGCCTGAATTAAATCAGGTGAAACCGCTTGGCAATGTTCTCTATTATAAGTCCAAGGAACATATATTCCATGCATTTATGGCAAGAAAAGTGATTGGGTCTCATCATCCTGATTATTTGTTTCCATTACGCACGAAAAGCTATAAAAAGGCGATTAAAGCAACAAAAGTCTTTTTGCAGCACGGTATTATGGGAACAAAGAACATGGTCGCCAATTACGGAAAGAGAGCACCGGGATTTAATACAGATCTATTTCTTGTCAGTTCTGATTTTGAAAAAAATATGATTGTCCGCGACTTTGGCTACCATTACGATGAGGTTAAAGTTACGGGACTCTCAAGGTTTGACAGCCTACTTGCAGGAGACGTGGAGACGAAACGCCAGATTCTCATCATCCCTACATGGCGGGACTGGATCATCAATGACGATATCTTTTTGGAAAGTGAGTATTTTGAAAGATACCGGGAACTGATCAATCATCCAAAACTGCATGAACTGGCCGATAAACTGGGTTTTGAGTTGATCTTCTGCCTTCACCCTAACATGCAGAAATTCACTTCCTATTTTACAGGTACGCGCGTGCGCATCATCAGCCAGGGAGAAGTGGATGTCCAGCGGCTTTTGAAAGAATCGGCTATGATGATTACCGATTATTCATCGGTCGGTTTCGACTTCAGTTTTCTTCATAAACCCATTTTGTATTATCAGTTTGACAAGAACCGTTTTATCGGGAAAAGACGCTCACATCTTGATCTTGAAAACGATTTACCCGGTCAGATTGTCTATGAAGTGGATGACATTCTTGATGAAGTAGAAAAGTATGCGAATCAGCAATTTAAAGCTGAAGAAGAGTATATTCAGCGTTCGGCTAAGTTTTTAAAATACCGCGATCGGCATCATAATGATCGGATCTATGAAGCGATTCAAGAATTTGAACCTCGTAAGAACTGGTTTGTGAAGCTTAAAGAAAGTGAGCTCTTTCAGGTGTTGTTTAAACGGTACCGAAAGAGCAAATATTATTTTCCTACCATGCGTTTGTTCTATAATGTTGCGCGGCGGTTGATGCCTGTTGATCCAAACCTGATTGTATTTGAAAGCGGGGTAGGCAAGCAGTATGCCGACAGCCCGCGGGCGATTTATGAAGAGATCGTCAGCCGTGGATTGAACTATAAGAAGGTATGGATCTATAACAAGAATATTAGATTTTCCGATGAGGACACGAAGATTGTTAAGCGCCTCAGCCCGAGCTATTATTACTATCTCGCAAAAGCAGGCTACTGGGTGAACAATCAGAACTTCCCGACCTATCTTGGTAAACGTCCGCAAACGACGTATATCCAGACGTGGCATGGAACTCCGCTCAAGAAAATGCTGTTTGATATCGAAAAGGTTGAAGGCCGTGATGAAGGTTATGTTGAGCGTGTGCATCGGGCGACGAAAACATGGGATTATCTCATCTCACCAAGTGCCTATGCAACGAAAGCCTTCCGCAGCGCGTTCCGCTATGAAGGCGAGATGCTGGAGATCGGCTATCCGCGAAACGATATCTTTTACCGCGAGGACCGTGAAAAGCTGACCGAAAGTATCCGGCAGCGCCTGAACATCCCAGAGGGGAAAAAGGTTATCCTCTACGCGCCTACCTTCCGGGATAACCAGACATCGAAAAACAATAAATTTACGTTCGAGCTGCAGTTTGATTTTGAACAGATGCAGCGAGAACTCGGCGATGAGTATGTACTGCTGCTGAGGATGCACGTCGTTGTCAGCAATAAAGTGTACATTCCGGAAGAATATCGAGACTTCGTGTACAATGTCTCGAATTATCCTGATATCCAGGAGCTTTATCTTGTGACGGATGTTTTGATCACTGACTATTCTTCGGTCATGTTTGACTTTGCGAACATGAACCGCCCGATTCTGTTCTTCACGTATGATTTCGAGATGTATCGTGACCAGCTCCGCGGCTTTTATATGGACTTTGAAAATGAAGCTCCAGGCCCGCTGCTGCGAACATCGGATGAAGTAACCGCGGCGATCATGAATATTGATCAGGTGAAGCATGACTATGAAGGACGTTATCAAGCCTTTCATGAGAAGTTTTGTTCACTGGAAGACGGGCATGCGGCAAGCCGTGTTGTTGATAAGTTTTTTAAATAG
- a CDS encoding ABC transporter permease, producing MISAFKVLTEQLNSFYLMMRLSMYELKIKNNNNYLGMLWEILNPAIQISVYWIVFGMGMRSNRSVDGVPFLQWLVAGIVIWFFISPAILQGSKSIYTRIKIIAKMNFPLSVIPSYVIFSILYPNAILLGIIAVIFQFTEKGKISLYYLQLPYYMLAAVALVFSLSLITSTLSTIVRDVQMFVQSIMRMLFYVTPILWDPFNNPKLPHFLKLIVEANPFTYIVEGYRDALLSKGWFFGDKLEYTLYFWGLVLVLFLIGSTLHVKLRNRFVDYL from the coding sequence ATGATTTCAGCTTTTAAAGTACTAACAGAACAACTTAACAGCTTTTACCTGATGATGCGTTTATCCATGTATGAGCTTAAAATTAAAAACAACAATAACTATTTGGGGATGCTTTGGGAGATCCTGAATCCTGCCATCCAGATCAGTGTCTATTGGATCGTCTTTGGGATGGGAATGCGAAGCAACCGTTCGGTCGATGGTGTACCTTTTCTTCAATGGCTTGTTGCAGGGATTGTCATTTGGTTTTTTATCAGCCCGGCCATCCTGCAAGGGTCAAAATCGATTTATACACGAATTAAAATTATCGCGAAGATGAACTTTCCATTAAGTGTTATTCCAAGCTATGTTATATTTTCGATTCTATATCCGAATGCTATATTATTGGGAATCATAGCAGTTATCTTTCAATTTACTGAAAAAGGGAAGATCTCATTATATTATTTGCAGCTTCCTTATTACATGCTAGCTGCGGTAGCACTCGTTTTTTCACTGTCATTGATCACCTCGACACTGTCAACGATCGTACGCGATGTGCAGATGTTTGTGCAATCCATCATGCGGATGCTGTTTTACGTGACTCCGATTCTTTGGGATCCATTTAACAATCCAAAATTGCCGCATTTTCTAAAATTGATTGTAGAAGCCAATCCTTTTACTTATATTGTAGAAGGATACCGGGATGCCCTCTTAAGCAAAGGCTGGTTTTTCGGTGATAAACTCGAATACACGCTGTATTTCTGGGGACTGGTGCTGGTTCTGTTCCTTATTGGTTCCACGCTGCATGTAAAATTAAGAAACCGATTCGTGGATTACTTATGA
- a CDS encoding CDP-glycerol glycerophosphotransferase family protein, producing the protein MQAEANLQIQEGFAPTKRRKCILHNIEFKQDIAIVKYLLKYNSVFQEPLAGHLLFVERMSGREWQIPFMVLEANEQYYVLESRLDQAEMVKGLVWDVYLIIHAEQAMSPEEQEQPGDVNADDDADEGEAAEEETATDADNDSVNENDSEDDPEPEETIEEFGVIEKKYRLRTKHSFLELGSIVDPETKQAITPYTTNKGNLSFKIHDRGPVVKVENAELDKRGNVTLEGFYFSPFPYENEELEKTLVIGGPEGFEERVIPFENVVREDLNPYYQEEQQPYKATGFKVHLHVKDLSNTDENSLTFRLYFKWEDEDTAGPDQGDLAIPLQLISFKRRINKYIILNTDSGKKKVSLIARKKTRSMLIKVVQYSFVQELKKKVRRTITKVKQHKKTKKAYMVAFKMAGYLPVKKNLVMFESFLGKQYSCNPRAIYEYLKENRPELELVWSVDGRSISKFENAGIPYAKRFSIKWLFMMARARYWVTNSRMPLWIPKAKHTVYFQTWHGTPLKRLAADMDEVHMPGTNTKKYKANFHKESSKWDYLLSPNAYSTEIFRRAFNFNKEVVEVGYPRNDVLYTKNNPADIKELKEKLQLPQDKKIILYAPTWRDDQFYGKGRYKFDLELDLLQLKEKFGEDYVIVLRMHYLVAENFDLSPYEGFAYDFSYHGDINELYLVSDVMMTDYSSVFFDYANLKRPMIFFVYDIESYRDKLRGFYFDFEQLAPGPLVKTTDEVIAAIEKFESDGFTIHSEIFNDFYERFCYLENGQSSHKAVQKVF; encoded by the coding sequence ATGCAAGCGGAAGCTAACTTACAGATCCAAGAAGGTTTTGCACCCACTAAAAGAAGAAAATGTATTCTTCATAATATTGAATTCAAACAAGATATTGCTATCGTGAAATATCTTTTGAAATACAATTCAGTCTTTCAAGAGCCTTTAGCCGGGCACCTTCTATTTGTAGAGCGTATGTCAGGCCGTGAATGGCAGATTCCTTTTATGGTGTTAGAGGCAAATGAACAATATTATGTCCTTGAATCCAGGCTGGATCAGGCTGAAATGGTAAAAGGGCTAGTTTGGGACGTTTACCTCATCATTCATGCGGAGCAAGCAATGTCTCCTGAGGAACAGGAACAGCCAGGAGACGTTAATGCAGATGATGACGCAGACGAAGGGGAAGCTGCTGAAGAAGAAACAGCAACGGATGCTGACAATGACAGCGTAAACGAAAATGACAGTGAAGATGATCCCGAACCGGAAGAAACTATTGAAGAGTTTGGAGTTATCGAAAAGAAATACCGTTTGAGGACGAAGCATTCATTCCTTGAGCTCGGTTCTATAGTCGATCCTGAAACAAAGCAGGCGATTACACCTTATACGACGAATAAGGGAAACCTTTCATTTAAAATCCATGACCGCGGTCCAGTTGTTAAAGTAGAAAATGCGGAGCTTGATAAAAGAGGGAACGTGACGCTGGAAGGGTTCTATTTTTCTCCTTTTCCATACGAAAATGAAGAACTGGAAAAAACGTTAGTCATCGGAGGCCCTGAAGGCTTTGAGGAACGTGTGATTCCGTTTGAGAACGTTGTACGGGAAGATCTTAATCCTTACTATCAGGAGGAGCAGCAGCCATATAAGGCAACTGGCTTTAAGGTACACCTCCATGTAAAGGATCTCAGCAATACAGATGAGAATTCATTGACATTCCGCCTCTATTTCAAGTGGGAGGATGAGGACACTGCAGGGCCGGATCAAGGAGATTTGGCAATACCGCTTCAGCTGATTTCTTTTAAAAGAAGGATCAACAAGTATATTATTCTCAATACGGACAGCGGAAAGAAGAAGGTCTCACTCATTGCACGGAAGAAAACGAGATCGATGCTCATTAAGGTGGTTCAATACAGCTTTGTGCAAGAGCTGAAAAAGAAAGTTCGCCGCACGATAACAAAGGTAAAACAGCACAAAAAGACGAAAAAAGCCTATATGGTTGCCTTTAAGATGGCTGGCTATCTGCCTGTTAAGAAGAACCTGGTCATGTTTGAAAGTTTTCTCGGCAAGCAGTACAGCTGTAATCCGCGTGCGATCTACGAATATTTAAAAGAGAACCGTCCTGAACTTGAGCTTGTCTGGAGTGTTGACGGCAGAAGTATCAGCAAGTTTGAGAATGCCGGCATCCCTTATGCCAAACGCTTCTCAATAAAATGGCTCTTTATGATGGCACGTGCCCGCTATTGGGTGACCAACAGCAGGATGCCGCTATGGATTCCAAAAGCCAAACATACGGTTTATTTCCAAACGTGGCATGGAACACCGCTTAAGCGTCTGGCCGCTGATATGGATGAAGTTCATATGCCTGGAACAAACACAAAGAAATACAAAGCGAACTTCCATAAAGAATCAAGCAAATGGGACTATCTTCTATCACCTAACGCTTATTCGACCGAGATTTTCCGCCGTGCGTTTAATTTCAATAAGGAAGTTGTGGAAGTCGGGTATCCGCGGAACGATGTGCTCTACACGAAGAACAATCCTGCGGACATCAAGGAACTTAAAGAGAAACTTCAGCTTCCTCAAGATAAAAAGATTATCCTTTATGCACCAACATGGCGCGATGACCAGTTCTATGGCAAAGGACGATATAAGTTTGATCTTGAGCTGGACCTTCTGCAATTGAAGGAAAAATTTGGGGAAGATTATGTTATAGTGTTAAGGATGCATTATCTTGTGGCGGAGAACTTTGATCTGTCGCCATACGAAGGATTTGCTTATGATTTCTCTTACCATGGAGACATCAATGAGCTTTATCTCGTATCTGACGTCATGATGACCGACTATTCTTCTGTGTTCTTCGATTATGCGAACCTGAAGCGGCCGATGATTTTCTTTGTTTATGATATCGAATCGTACCGCGATAAGCTGAGGGGCTTCTATTTTGACTTTGAACAGCTTGCTCCTGGTCCGCTCGTGAAGACAACAGATGAAGTCATTGCAGCAATAGAGAAATTTGAGTCAGACGGATTTACGATTCATTCAGAGATCTTTAATGACTTTTATGAACGATTTTGCTACCTGGAAAATGGACAATCTTCTCACAAAGCCGTTCAAAAAGTATTCTAA